One part of the Amyelois transitella isolate CPQ chromosome 10, ilAmyTran1.1, whole genome shotgun sequence genome encodes these proteins:
- the LOC106137726 gene encoding tetraspanin-5, producing the protein MPSIRKYRRDTSEVSCCLKYVIFGVNVLFWFLGLIVLAVGVWAWTEKDTFNNLSRLTNIALDPAFILICVGTITFIIGFTGCVGALRENTCLLACYAVFLALLLLAEMTTGILFFVFKDWIKQQATVGFQTFITHYREDPDQQNLIDWIQEDWLQCCGVEGPRDWDRNAYFNCSSGAVGSREACGVPFSCCRSKPQDIIRNKQCGYDVRKPTYSFDIGKIIYDKGCLEAAEEWFDHNLLIVATSAVCTAFAQILGICFAQNLRADIFAQKAKWH; encoded by the exons ATGCCTAGCATAAGGAAATATCGTCGTGATACAAGTGAAGTAAGCTGTTGTCTTAAATATGTGATATTTGGTGTAAATGTATTGTTCTGG TTTTTGGGTCTTATTGTGCTGGCTGTTGGTGTATGGGCTTGGACGGAGAAGGATACATTTAATAACTTATCACGGCTCACAAATATAGCCTTGGATCcagcatttattttaatttgtgttg gtacaataacatttataattggtTTCACGGGCTGCGTCGGCGCATTGCGTGAGAACACATGCTTGTTAGCTTGC TATGCAGTATTTTTGGCCCTGTTGTTGCTGGCCGAGATGACGACGGGTATCCTATTTTTCGTCTTCAAAGACTGg ATAAAACAACAAGCGACAGTTGGTTTCCAGACCTTCATCACGCACTACCGAGAGGACCCTGACCAGCAGAATTTAATTGACTGGATCCAGGAAGATTGG TTACAATGCTGCGGCGTTGAAGGCCCCCGCGACTGGGACCGCAACGCCTACTTCAACTGTTCGAGCGGAGCCGTGGGCTCGCGCGAGGCTTGCGGCGTCCCCTTCAGCTGCTGTCGGAGCAAGCCTCAAGATATCATCCGCAATAAACAGTGCGGGTATGACGTCAGGAAACCTACCTAT AGTTTTGATATTGGTAAGATTATATATGACAAAGGCTGTTTAGAAGCCGCCGAGGAGTGGTTCGATCATAACCTCTTGATAGTAGCCACATCAGCTGTTTGTACCGCTTTTGCacaa atactCGGTATTTGCTTCGCTCAAAACCTGCGAGCGGACATATTCGCACAGAAAGCGAAATGGCACTGA
- the LOC106137602 gene encoding tryptase — protein sequence MLGQKLHCGGAIITDQHVLTAGHCITFGVHFHDLTVNIGMHDRLDTNEYSVLNVINGVKHPKFTSNAVRDINDIAVLTLSQKIKFSDRVMPICLPDEDMDFKKVPLTVAGWGKTRQGALTSSRYLLETKVTLVDFKKCSKSNIYRDNLVRDTMMCAYSLGKDACQGDSGGPLFATHDKTNNKKWYQVGIVSWGIDCAKPDYPECGRQKDILVSQRIVGGRRAQPHSFPWAIAILKNEKMHCGGALITNRHILSAGHCFKWDDSRLMKVLIGLDDLDKLDNVTTRSISKVVIHEKFTSTAVRDENDIAIATLNESVVFSPLIIPVCLPNIDEDFGDWAGIIVGWGRVGVEKASSRTLLMASLRILSDEKCVKSELAQHLKPTMMCAFSKGKDGCQGDSGGPLLVLRPDGRYLQAGIISWGIGCADPRYPGVYTKVSNYISWIHQHTSDGVSCP from the exons ATGCTGGGTCAGAAGCTGCACTGCGGGGGCGCCATCATCACCGACCAACATGTCCTGACAGCCGGACATTGTATAACTTTTgg GGTACATTTCCACGATTTGACTGTAAACATTGGTATGCACGATCGGTTAGATACTAACGAATACTCAGTGCTGAACGTAATCAACGGCGTCAAACATCCAAAGTTTACTTCTAATGCTGTGAGAGATATAAATGATATCGCCGTGTTGACTTTAAGTCAGAAAATCAAATTTTCCGACAGGGTAATGCCTATATGCTTACCAGATGAAG ACATGGATTTCAAGAAAGTTCCATTGACAGTCGCTGGATGGGGCAAGACGAGGCAGGGTGCATTGACATCCTCTAGATACCTTCTGGAGACCAAAGTAACCTTGGTGGATTTCAAAAAGTGTTCAAAGTCGAACATATACAGGGACAACCTTGTTCGAGACACCATGATGTGTGCCTACAGTCTCGGAAAAGACGCATGTCAG GGCGATAGTGGTGGTCCGCTCTTTGCTACACATGATAAAACCAATAACAAGAAATGGTATCAAGTGG GAATCGTATCATGGGGAATAGATTGTGCGAAACCCGACTATCCag AATGTGGAAGACAAAAAGACATTCTAGTGTCACAGAGGATTGTCGGCGGGCGGAGGGCTCAGCCGCATTCGTTCCCCTGGGCTATAGCTATCCTGAAGAATGAAAAGATGCATTGCGGAGGAGCGCTCATCACGAACAGACATATCCTCAGTGCTGGACATTGCTTTAAATG ggaCGATTCCCGATTAATGAAAGTCCTAATAGGCCTGGACGACTTGGACAAACTAGACAACGTAACCACTAGATCCATATCGAAGGTGGTGATCCATGAGAAGTTCACTTCGACTGCGGTCAGGGACGAGAATGACATAGCCATCGCGACGCTAAACGAATCGGTCGTGTTTTCCCCCTTAATTATTCCTGTCTGCCTACCAAATATAG ATGAAGACTTCGGTGATTGGGCAGGCATCATAGTAGGCTGGGGGCGTGTGGGTGTTGAGAAGGCATCTTCAAGGACACTATTGATGGCAAGCCTTCGAATATTGTCAGACGAAAAATGTGTCAAGTCAGAATTGGCGCAGCATCTGAAGCCGACCATGATGTGCGCTTTTTCCAAAGGGAAAGACGGGTGCCag GGAGACAGTGGTGGGCCATTACTTGTATTGCGGCCAGACGGAAGATACTTACAAGCtg gaATAATATCGTGGGGTATTGGTTGTGCTGATCCGCGATATCCTG GTGTATACACAAAAGTGAGCAATTACATCAGCTGGATTCATCAACATACGAGCGACGGGGTCTCTTGTCcatag
- the LOC106137637 gene encoding acyl-CoA Delta-9 desaturase — MTATITERMKSEEKAEFHTESEKTEKPLDDVLLKTGIGTDFTYKHEIVWINAILLMTLNFFGLWGLLRLITGKIYLKTFLWGFFVAYFGSEGVTIGAHRLFTHKSFKAKPILRAILIFGQTVAGQNSVYVWSRDHRLHHRYTDTDGDPHNSKRGFFFSHMGWLIMKKHPLVMKLGKNIDMSDLKADRMIMFQKKYFFPLYLIFAFLIPVWIPIAYFNETWLNSLLCCYFFRYTLSLHGTWLVNSAAHLYGTRPYDKNLQPVESWFVSFISLGEGWHNYHHAFPWDYKAAELTMHFNLTATFIRFFEKIGWAYDLKSVSPEMVTNRILRTGDGTHYELGDEELKKAVTANGILHPLNPSYNVTYKAPEIKLKPEGLPLFHEKDVLKQDK; from the exons ATGACGGCAACAATCACAGAACGTATGAAATCTGAAGAAAAAGCCGAATTTCATACTGAAtctgaaaaaactgaaaaaccATTAGATGATGTGCTTTTAAAAACTGGTATAGGTACCGACTTCACCTACAAACATGAAATAGTTTGGATCAATGCGATTTTACTAATGACTCtaaatttttttggtttatgGGGTCTTCTGCGTCTAATAACGGGAAAAATTTATCTCAAAACTTTTTTATGGG GTTTTTTTGTAGCTTATTTTGGTTCAGAAGGGGTAACGATTGGAGCTCATCGACTGTTTACTCATAAATCATTCAAAGCTAAGCCAATTCTTAgagctattttaatttttgggcAAACTGTTGCTGGACAG aatTCAGTATATGTTTGGAGTCGAGACCACCGCCTGCACCACCGCTACACTGACACTGATGGAGACCCGCACAACTCTAAACGAggttttttcttttctcaCATGGGATggttaattatgaaaaaacatCCATTAGTCATGAAGCTGGGAAAGAACATCGATATGAGTGACTTAAAAGCTGACAGGATGATTATGTttcaaaaaaa ATACTTCTTTCCACTATACTTAATCTTCGCGTTCCTGATACCCGTTTGGATTCCAATAGCGTATTTCAATGAGACATGGCTGAACTCATTACTTTGTTGTTATTTCTTTCGCTACACCCTGAGTCTACATGGCACATGGCTTGTTAACAGCGCTGCGCATCTTTATGGGACTAGGCCTTATGATAA gaaTCTGCAGCCAGTAGAGTCATGGTTCGTGTCTTTTATAAGTCTTGGTGAGGGCTGGCACAACTACCACCACGCGTTCCCGTGGGACTACAAGGCTGCGGAACTGACCATGCACTTCAACCTGACAGCCACCTTCATAAGATTTTTCGAAAAGATCGGTTGGGCGTACGACTTGAAAAGTGTTTCACCAGAAATG GTTACAAATAGGATCTTAAGGACGGGAGATGGTACCCACTATGAACTTGGAGACGAAGAATTGAAGAAAGCGGTAACCGCTAATGGAATCTTACATCCATTAAATCCAAGTTACAATGTCACATATAAAGCACctgaaataaaacttaaaccTGAAGGACTGCCATTGTTCCACGAGAAGGATGTTCTCAAACaagacaaataa